In Prunus dulcis chromosome 1, ALMONDv2, whole genome shotgun sequence, the following are encoded in one genomic region:
- the LOC117637363 gene encoding ACT domain-containing protein ACR2 → MKKICWPYFDPEFDNLPERIYGPTCRVCIDNETWEDCTIVKVDSVNKQGLLLEVVQVLTDVNLTITKSYISSDAGWFMDVFHVKDEHGNKLTDQKVINYIQKALSTSTGTPDSAKAYTNNNPTLFSPTNPTDHTTIEMTGTDRPGLFSEISAALADLHCNIVEAHAWSHNARLACVAQISDQSTDHNPRRLATIEDHLITVLRATTALSPCGKEPNNGQQEVKTIGLLGSGDHNYVHQGTMSTNVERRLHQLMLSVRDFDGPNDGHESSPRTPLGLYSEGEGRKTVVWIESCEEKGYSMVSIECKDRRRLMFDTVCTLTDMQYVIFHASASGQDGYAFQEYFIRHIDGDALCTQSEKERVIKCLEAAIERRVSEGIRLELCADDRIGLLSDITRVLRENGLVVVRADVATQGEKSINAFYVRDISGNEVVDMDIVESMKRELMGSNPIYVQVKNDTRIRPSSPERSSPLSNFGDMLKSQLERLSNNFAKIK, encoded by the exons ATGAAGAAAATTTGTTGGCCTTACTTTGATCCTGAATTTGATAATCTCCCAGAGAGGATATATGGCCCTAC GTGTAGAGTATGCATTGACAACGAAACCTGGGAAGATTGCACAATAGTAAAG GTGGATAGCGTGAACAAGCAAGGGCTTCTCCTCGAAGTGGTGCAAGTATTGACAGACGTGAACCTCACCATCACTAAAAGTTACATTTCTTCTGATGCAGGATGGTTCATGGATg TGTTCCATGTGAAAGATGAACACGGCAACAAACTTACAGACCAGAAAGTCATTAACTATATCCAGAAG GCCTTAAGTACAAGCACAGGCACCCCGGACTCAGCCAAGGCCTATACAAATAACAACCCTACTTTATTCTCACCCACAAACCCTACCGACCACACCACCATCGAAATGACCGGAACAGACCGGCCCGGTCTGTTCTCCGAGATCTCCGCTGCCCTAGCTGACCTCCATTGCAACATAGTAGAAGCCCATGCATGGAGCCATAACGCCCGCCTTGCCTGTGTAGCTCAAATCTCCGACCAATCAACCGACCACAACCCGCGCCGCCTCGCAACCATCGAGGACCACCTCATCACCGTCCTCCGTGCCACAACCGCCCTCAGCCCGTGCGGGAAGGAACCCAATAATGGCCAACAAGAAGTAAAGACCATAGGGCTCTTGGGATCAGGAGATCATAATTATGTTCATCAAGGAACCATGAGCACCAATGTAGAGAGGAGGTTGCACCAGCTCATGCTTTCTGTCAGGGACTTTGATGGGCCCAATGATGGGCACGAAAGCTCGCCTAGGACGCCGTTGGGGTTGTACAGTGAGGGGGAGGGGAGGAAGACGGTGGTTTGGATTGAGAGCTGTGAGGAAAAGGGGTATTCTATGGTGAGTATTGAGTGTAAGGATCGGCGGAGGCTCATGTTTGATACTGTGTGCACTCTCACTGACATGCAGTATGTGATCTTCCATGCTTCTGCAAGTGGCCAAGACGGTTATGCCTTTCAG GAGTATTTTATCCGACATATCGACGGGGATGCCTTGTGTACTCAAAGCGAGAAAGAAAGAGTTATAAAATGCTTAGAGGCTGCTATAGAGCGTCGGGTTTCTGAG GGGATTAGGCTAGAACTGTGTGCAGATGATAGGATAGGGTTACTCTCTGATATAACTAGGGTTCTACGAGAGAATGGGCTTGTCGTTGTTCGAGCAGATGTAGCAACTCAAGGAGAAAAGTCCATAAACGCCTTCTACGTGAGAGACATTTCAGGAAATGAAGTTGTAGACATGGACATTGTTGAGTCGATGAAAAGGGAATTAATGGGTTCAAATCCAATATACGTTCAAGTCAAGAATGACACACGGATCAGACCAAGCTCACCTGAAAGGTCGTCTCCTCTCTCTAATTTTGGAGACATGCTGAAATCTCAACTTGAGCGTTTGTCTAACAATTTTGCTAAGATCAAGTAG